From the genome of Latilactobacillus curvatus JCM 1096 = DSM 20019:
GACTTGAAATTGGCTCAAAACTTCCCAGCCAAACTGCGGGGTTGGATAAAAACTGGTTGCAGCGATTGTCTTTTTCCCAGTCTTCAACATTCCAAGTAACGACGGCAATAATACAACTGCTGTTGTGCCCCCCGCAATCAATGAGGCCCAACAAAACTGCCAGATAGCCTGCCGCCAGTGAACCACTAGTTGCCACCAAGACTGTTGGGGTTGTTTCCATTTGATTAACAAACTAATTGCATACAAAACGGCAAATAGACATGACATATAACCCAAGTAATAGTTGGTAAAGATAGTGGCAACCAACATCCAGATATATAAGCCAGGACGCCCTTTTAAAAATAGCCGTTCTAATCCTAAGATGACCAGTGGGAGGAAAATCAGAGCGTCTAACCACATTAGGTTATAAAAGTTCATTGCCACAAAGCCACTTAAACTATAAGCTGTTGCAAAAATTAGCGCGGAAAAATGATATTCAGGCTGACGCGTCTTTAGAAAATGGGCCATCGTTAAACCCATTGCCCCAATCTTCAAAATAATGACATACCCAACCACCACTGGCAACTGGCTATTCGACCAAAATAGGAGCAGTAAATTAAAAGGACTGATTAAATAATAAGCCGCTAGCGGTAATATATCGCCACCCAGTGAAAGTGAAAATGAATACGTACTGAAATTCATCTGGGCCATTTGCCGTTTAAACTCTGCCAAAAAGGGCATATATTGGGTACCGAGATCACTAATCAATAAATTATGCCGTCCAAACGGCACAATTTGGAGCATTGCATATAGCCCCACCATTAATAACATGGGAACTAGCACACTCAATAAATAGTAACTGACAGCTGTTTTATTTGTTCTCTTCATCTGACTCACTTCTTTTGCCTTTTCTATAGAATAATACACACTCTAAACAAAATAAGCCACCCAGACAATTTGTCTAGGTGACTTATTAGTAAGTTGCTTACTTCATCATACCGAGGGTGACCCCACCGACAATGACTAATAAACAGCCAAGTGTGACGTAAACCATTTCTTTTTTCGTTTTTTGTTCACCCAATAGGTAAATACTACCGATTGTTGAGATGATAATGCCACATTGTGATAATGAATAGCTAATTGCTAGACCAATATCATTCATTGAAATCAACATAAATAAGTTCCCAAGACCCCATAATAAACCAGTACTAATGTTGAGTGCTGTTTTCTTATTGAAGACTGCTGTCCCAATGCCAACACCGGCAAAAATTGCAGCACCGACGAACATCCCAATTGCTTGTGGTAAAACAATTGATGTTGCGCCAATGTGTGACCAGTTAACGATGATTGTGTAACCACCATAACCGATTGTTGATAAGATTAATGCTCTAAAACCACGTGCAAATTGTGTATCTTCTTTAGCAGCAACACTGCTCTTCGGATCCTTCATTGAAGTTAATGTGGCACCAGCGATTAAGATCACTAATGCAGTAATCCCGAAGATGTAATCGTGCGTTGTCTTCCATTCATGGAATAACAAAGCACCTGCTAAAGTGTTTACAATCAATTGCATCCCGGTTGATAATGGGACTGTCTTAGAAACACCCATCGCTTGCATTGATTGGAACTGTTGTCCTTGACCAATGCTCCAGAATAAACCGGAAATGATACCGATTACCATAATCCGTAAGTTTAAAGCGGGTTGTAATACTAAAAAGGTACCGATTCCAAAAACCAGCGCACCAATTGTCATTCCTAAGGTTTGTTGATAGGCATTCCCGCCAAGTTTGCCACTCACTAACCCGATACTACCCCATGCAAGTGCAGGGATTAATGCAATTAAAATAGCCATTTATAAATTCCTCTTCTTCTCTAAAGTACAAGAATCCATTATACATAGTTTTATATCCGCTGGCTAGTAGGAAAACGGCACCATTCAATCGTTACCAGCCTTCACTACCGTCATGTAAGCAACTGTCCCAGTCGTGATTGCGCTTACGTAAATTTTACGTAAAAAAGCGTTTTTTTAGTAAAAAAATCAACGATAAGCGTTTTCTTACCGTTGATAACCTTAATGTTTTCGCTTTGCATGTTGTAGGACTTGATATAACAGGACGCCAATCATCACCCCTAATGTATTAAACATGAGATCATCAATATCTGCCATGCCAGTCCCTAAAACAAACTGGGCGGATTCAATACACAGGGATAACAGAGCCCCTTCAATAATCGTAATCAACCAATCCCCTTTGCGCTGTGTCAATGACCGTCGCAATAAACCAAACGGGATAAACCACGCAATGTTCCCGTAGAAGTTATACCAATAATCAATCTGGGCGGGCGCTTGCCGTAACTTGAAAGTCTCAACAAACGGTGTCAAATTAATTTGGCTAAGTGGTCGTTGCAAATGGAGCTGCATTTGCCACGGATAATAAATATGCCGTAAAACCGTTAATGAGACCAATAAGGCAATATAAAACACAAATAACAATAGTTTCAGTTCTGGGAGAAGCTGTATTTTGCGTCGTTTCATTAATAAGTACCCCAACCGGCACACAATAAAAACCAAACAATACAAAATCGTCTTATCTAAACTCTCCACCGTCAATTTGATGAGTGGTAAATGATTATACTGTTCCCCCCAAGGGAGGATCCATTGTTCATAAATACGCCCAAGAAATACCAAAAAACCAACCTCACTTATTCCACTAATTTAACCTATCTGTTCATTACTCAATGAGTAATTAAGTCCATTATAGCTGTTTTTTTTCAATAAATAACGCTTAATTACTCGACTAAAGTGAATCTTAAACTATTAGGTATCGACTGCCCAACTTTAGCCCGATGTGTGCCTACTGTGCTATGCTATAATAGAAGTTACTATAAATTGAAACAGGAGCCTTTTATGAAAGTTCTATTATATTTTGAAAGTGAAAAACTACTCGCTAAATCTGGAATTGGGCGGGCGTTGGATCATCAAAAACGCGCGTTAACCAAAATGGGGATTGACTATACGCTTGATCCGAATGATCAAGATTACGATATCTTACATATCAATACATACGGACTCAAAAGCCGCAGTGTCATCAAAAAGGCGCGTAAAATGGGGAAACCCGTCATTTATCATGCACATTCGACCGAAGAAGATTTTCGCAACTCCTTTGTTGGTTCCAATCAACTCGCTCCATTTGTTAAACGGTACCTCGTTAGCCTCTATCAACAAGCCGACCACTTAATTACCCCCACCCCTTATTCAAAATCATTATTGGAAAGCTATGGTCTAACCAACCCTATCGCTCCCATTTCAAACGGCATTGATTTAGCTAAGTATCAAGCCACACCAGCTAAAGAAGCTGCTTTTCGGAATTTCTTCCATTTAAAGCCTGATCAAAAAGTGATTATCTGCGTCGGCCTCTTCTTTAAACGCAAAGGGCTTCTCGATTTTGTCGAAATCGCCAAAGGTCTACCCGAATACACCTTTATCTGGTTTGGAGATGTACCCATGTACAGTATTCCAGCCAATATTCGCCGGATTGTCAAACAGGATCATCCCGACAACGTCATCTTCCCTGGTTATATCAAAGGCGATATTATCGAAGGCGCGTATGCCAATGCTGACTTATTTTTCTTCCCTTCTTATGAAGAGACTGAAGGGATTGTCGTCTTAGAAGCCCTTGCAAGTCATCAAAAAGTGTTGGTGCGCGATATTCCGGTTTACCATGGCTGGCTTGCCGATCAACAAAACTGCTACATGGGCCACACTAACGCAGAATTCAGTCAACTCATCCAAGCAATGGTCACTAATGCCGTTCCCGATTTAACAGCTCAAGGCTACCAAACTGCGCAGTCTAAGAGTATTACAGAAATCGGCCATGAATTACAAGCCGTTTATCAACATGTTTTGGCGCCAGATCAACTGAATCCAAAGTACGATGCCATCATGCGGCCCGCGAAACGTTAAGTTTCTGTTTAAACTTTAAACTGCTATTTGCGCTAATGCCGCCCTCGGGTTAAAATAAGGCATTAGCGCTCTTTTAGTTCTGTTTTTTGAAAGGATGTCACATTATTTGAAACTCACAAAAATTAAATCATTCCTATCCACGAGATTAGGCTTCATGAGTTTGTTAGTCTTTTTATTTTGGCTAAAAACGTTATTCGGGTACTTCACCGATTTTAACCTCGCAGCTAGTGGCTTCTTACAAATTGCTATTTTAATCTTTAATCCGGTCGCGACGACGCTCCTTTTATTCGGCATCATTCTTTATGTTCGCCAGCCGCATCTCAGTTATTGGTTGGGCTTGATTATCTATGCCGCCAACACCGCTCTTTTATATTTTAATGTCATCTATTACCGGCAATTCACCGATTACATGACCATCAACACCATCTTAGGGTATTCAAAAGTTTCGGCTGGGCTCAGCAAAAGTTCACTGGCCCTCATGAACTGGCATGATGCGCTGTATTGGATTGATATTATTGTCTTAGCCTTGCTGATTTTAACCAAGGTCATCAAGATCGACAAACACGCATTTAATCGGTGGTGGGCCTTCAGTATTACCTCACTGGCCGTCTTATTATTTGGCATCAACCTTGGCTTAAGTGAAATCAGCCGACCTCAAATTTTATCACGGACGTTTGA
Proteins encoded in this window:
- a CDS encoding VanZ family protein — encoded protein: MKRRKIQLLPELKLLLFVFYIALLVSLTVLRHIYYPWQMQLHLQRPLSQINLTPFVETFKLRQAPAQIDYWYNFYGNIAWFIPFGLLRRSLTQRKGDWLITIIEGALLSLCIESAQFVLGTGMADIDDLMFNTLGVMIGVLLYQVLQHAKRKH
- a CDS encoding glycosyltransferase, whose translation is MKVLLYFESEKLLAKSGIGRALDHQKRALTKMGIDYTLDPNDQDYDILHINTYGLKSRSVIKKARKMGKPVIYHAHSTEEDFRNSFVGSNQLAPFVKRYLVSLYQQADHLITPTPYSKSLLESYGLTNPIAPISNGIDLAKYQATPAKEAAFRNFFHLKPDQKVIICVGLFFKRKGLLDFVEIAKGLPEYTFIWFGDVPMYSIPANIRRIVKQDHPDNVIFPGYIKGDIIEGAYANADLFFFPSYEETEGIVVLEALASHQKVLVRDIPVYHGWLADQQNCYMGHTNAEFSQLIQAMVTNAVPDLTAQGYQTAQSKSITEIGHELQAVYQHVLAPDQLNPKYDAIMRPAKR
- a CDS encoding GRP family sugar transporter, with the protein product MAILIALIPALAWGSIGLVSGKLGGNAYQQTLGMTIGALVFGIGTFLVLQPALNLRIMVIGIISGLFWSIGQGQQFQSMQAMGVSKTVPLSTGMQLIVNTLAGALLFHEWKTTHDYIFGITALVILIAGATLTSMKDPKSSVAAKEDTQFARGFRALILSTIGYGGYTIIVNWSHIGATSIVLPQAIGMFVGAAIFAGVGIGTAVFNKKTALNISTGLLWGLGNLFMLISMNDIGLAISYSLSQCGIIISTIGSIYLLGEQKTKKEMVYVTLGCLLVIVGGVTLGMMK